In Streptomyces sp. P3, one DNA window encodes the following:
- the meaB gene encoding methylmalonyl Co-A mutase-associated GTPase MeaB, whose translation MAIDLDTYVKGVLDGKRAIVARAITLVESTRPQHRALAQELLTELLPHSGRARRIGVSGVPGVGKSTFIDAFGTLLTSRGHRVAVLAVDPSSSRTGGSILGDKTRMERLAVDPAAFIRPSPTAGTLGGVAKATRESIVVMEAAGYDVVLVETVGVGQSETAVAGMVDSFLLLTLARTGDQLQGIKKGVLELADVIAVNKADGPHELDARAAARELAGALRLMHGKDAAWAPPVLSCSARESSGLDTVWERLEQHRTVLDSTGRLAAKRRDQQVDWTWTMVRDELLGRLHADPAVRTLAPLLEQQVRDGGLTATLAAERILATFAEGGGGARGG comes from the coding sequence ATGGCCATCGACCTGGACACGTATGTGAAGGGTGTACTCGACGGGAAGCGCGCGATCGTCGCGCGCGCCATCACCCTCGTCGAGTCCACCCGGCCCCAGCACCGGGCGCTGGCGCAGGAGCTGCTGACCGAGCTGCTCCCGCACAGCGGCAGGGCGCGCAGGATCGGCGTCAGCGGAGTGCCCGGCGTGGGCAAGTCGACGTTCATCGACGCGTTCGGCACGCTGCTGACCTCGCGGGGCCACCGGGTGGCGGTGCTCGCCGTCGACCCGTCGTCCAGCCGCACCGGGGGCTCGATCCTGGGTGACAAGACCCGGATGGAACGTCTCGCGGTGGATCCGGCGGCGTTCATCCGCCCCTCCCCCACCGCGGGCACCCTCGGCGGGGTCGCCAAGGCGACGCGGGAGTCGATCGTGGTGATGGAGGCGGCCGGCTACGACGTGGTCCTCGTCGAGACGGTCGGCGTCGGCCAGTCCGAGACCGCGGTCGCGGGCATGGTCGACTCCTTCCTGCTGCTCACCCTCGCCCGCACCGGCGACCAGCTGCAGGGCATCAAGAAGGGCGTCCTGGAGCTGGCCGACGTCATCGCCGTCAACAAGGCGGACGGCCCGCACGAGCTCGACGCCCGCGCCGCCGCCCGCGAACTGGCGGGCGCGCTGCGGCTGATGCACGGCAAGGACGCCGCGTGGGCGCCGCCCGTGCTGAGCTGCAGCGCCCGGGAGTCGTCCGGGCTGGACACCGTCTGGGAGCGCCTGGAACAGCACCGCACGGTGCTCGACTCCACCGGGCGCCTGGCCGCCAAACGGCGCGACCAGCAGGTCGACTGGACCTGGACCATGGTCCGCGACGAACTCCTCGGCCGGCTGCACGCCGACCCGGCGGTGCGCACCCTCGCCCCGCTCCTCGAACAACAGGTCAGGGACGGCGGGCTGACGGCGACGCTGGCGGCCGAGCGCATCCTCGCGACGTTCGCGGAAGGGGGCGGCGGGGCGCGCGGCGGCTGA
- the scpA gene encoding methylmalonyl-CoA mutase, giving the protein MAIPDFSGIELGTPAADAGADEWRTAVKRAAGGDDLLWETPEGINVKPLYTGQDLEGLDFLGTYPGAAPYLRGPYPTMYVNQPWTIRQYAGFSTAEESNAFYRRNLAAGQKGLSVAFDLPTHRGYDSDHPRVTGDVGMAGVAIDSIYDMRQLFDGIPLDRMTVSMTMNGAVLPVLALYIVAAEEQGVPAEKLAGTIQNDILKEFMVRNTYIYPPKPSMRIISDIFAYTSQRMPRYNSISISGYHIQEAGATADLELAYTLADGVEYIRAGREAGLDVDAFAPRLSFFWAIGMNFFMEVAKLRAARLLWAKLVKQFDPQNSKSLSLRTHSQTSGWSLTAQDVFNNVTRTCVEAMAATQGHTQSLHTNALDEALALPTDFSARIARNTQLLIQQESGTTRVIDPWGGSAYVERLTYDLARRAWQHIEEVEAAGGMARAIDAGIPKLRIEEAAARTQARIDSGRQPVIGVNKYRVDSDEQIDVLKVDNSSVRTQQIEKLRRLREERDDDACRAALDALTRAAGGEGNLLELAVHAARAKATVGEISDALEKVYGRHASQIRTISGVYRNEAGESPSVDRTRGLVSAFEEAEGRRPRILVAKMGQDGHDRGQKVIATAFADLGFDVDVGPLFQTPGEVARQAVEADVHIVGVSSLAAGHLTLVPALREQLAEEGREDIMIVVGGVIPPQDVPTLLEMGAAAVFPPGTVIPDAAYDLVKRLSDDLGHGL; this is encoded by the coding sequence ATGGCAATCCCCGACTTCTCCGGGATCGAACTGGGGACCCCGGCCGCCGACGCCGGCGCCGACGAGTGGCGCACGGCGGTGAAGAGGGCGGCGGGCGGGGACGACCTGCTGTGGGAGACCCCCGAGGGCATCAACGTCAAGCCGCTGTACACCGGTCAGGACCTGGAGGGTCTGGACTTCCTGGGCACCTATCCGGGTGCCGCGCCGTACCTGCGCGGCCCGTACCCGACGATGTACGTCAACCAGCCGTGGACGATCCGTCAGTACGCCGGCTTCTCCACCGCCGAGGAGTCCAACGCCTTCTACCGCCGCAACCTCGCGGCCGGCCAGAAGGGCCTCTCGGTCGCCTTCGACCTGCCGACGCACCGCGGGTACGACAGCGACCACCCGCGGGTGACCGGCGACGTCGGCATGGCCGGTGTGGCGATCGACTCGATCTACGACATGCGCCAGCTGTTCGACGGCATCCCGCTGGACAGGATGACCGTGTCGATGACGATGAACGGCGCGGTGCTGCCGGTGCTCGCGCTCTACATCGTCGCCGCCGAGGAACAGGGCGTGCCGGCCGAGAAGCTGGCCGGGACCATCCAGAACGACATCCTCAAGGAGTTCATGGTCCGCAACACCTACATCTATCCGCCGAAGCCGTCGATGCGGATCATCTCCGACATCTTCGCCTACACCTCGCAGCGGATGCCCCGCTACAACTCCATCTCCATCTCCGGCTACCACATCCAGGAAGCGGGCGCGACGGCCGACCTGGAGCTGGCGTACACGCTCGCGGACGGCGTGGAGTACATCCGGGCGGGGCGTGAAGCGGGCCTGGACGTCGACGCGTTCGCGCCGCGGCTGTCCTTCTTCTGGGCGATCGGCATGAACTTCTTCATGGAGGTCGCCAAGCTGCGGGCGGCGCGCCTGCTGTGGGCGAAGCTGGTCAAGCAGTTCGACCCGCAGAACAGCAAGTCGCTGTCGCTGCGCACCCATTCGCAGACCTCGGGCTGGTCGCTGACCGCGCAGGACGTCTTCAACAACGTGACGCGCACCTGCGTCGAGGCGATGGCGGCGACCCAGGGCCACACGCAGTCGCTGCACACCAACGCCCTCGACGAGGCGCTCGCGCTGCCGACCGACTTCTCCGCGCGCATCGCCCGCAACACACAGCTGCTGATCCAGCAGGAGTCCGGCACCACGCGGGTGATCGACCCGTGGGGCGGCAGCGCCTACGTGGAGCGGTTGACGTACGACCTCGCGCGGCGCGCCTGGCAGCACATCGAGGAGGTCGAGGCCGCGGGCGGCATGGCCAGGGCCATCGACGCCGGCATCCCCAAGCTGCGCATCGAGGAGGCAGCCGCCCGCACGCAGGCCCGCATCGACTCCGGGCGCCAGCCGGTGATCGGCGTCAACAAGTACCGCGTCGACAGCGACGAGCAGATCGACGTCCTCAAGGTCGACAACTCCTCCGTGCGCACCCAGCAGATCGAGAAGCTGCGCCGGCTGCGCGAGGAGCGGGACGACGACGCGTGCCGGGCCGCCCTGGACGCGCTGACCCGGGCCGCGGGCGGCGAGGGCAACCTGCTGGAGCTGGCCGTGCACGCGGCCCGCGCGAAGGCCACCGTCGGTGAGATCTCCGACGCCCTGGAGAAGGTGTACGGCCGGCACGCGAGCCAGATCCGTACGATCTCCGGCGTGTACCGCAACGAAGCAGGGGAGTCGCCCTCCGTGGACCGCACCCGCGGCCTCGTGTCCGCGTTCGAGGAGGCCGAGGGCCGGCGGCCGCGCATCCTGGTCGCCAAGATGGGCCAGGACGGACACGACCGCGGCCAGAAGGTGATCGCCACCGCCTTCGCCGACCTCGGCTTCGACGTCGACGTCGGCCCGCTGTTCCAGACCCCGGGCGAAGTGGCGCGTCAGGCCGTCGAGGCCGACGTGCACATCGTCGGGGTGTCGTCGTTGGCCGCCGGACACCTCACCCTGGTGCCGGCGCTGCGCGAGCAGCTCGCCGAGGAAGGACGCGAGGACATCATGATCGTCGTCGGCGGAGTCATCCCGCCGCAGGACGTGCCCACACTCCTGGAGATGGGCGCGGCCGCCGTCTTCCCGCCCGGCACGGTCATCCCGGACGCCGCGTACGACCTGGTGAAGCGGTTGTCGGACGACCTCGGGCACGGCCTCTGA
- a CDS encoding methylmalonyl-CoA mutase family protein produces the protein MTVLPDDGLQLAGEFPDATHEQWQRLIAGVLRKSGKDVEGAQAEEALSTALEDGLRTRPLYTARDAAPEHGHPGFAPFVRGSRPEGNAVGGWDVRQRHTADDNRAVLADLENGVTSLWLVAGEGGIPVPSLGRVLDGVLLDLAPVVLDAGDQVEPAARELLRLFEERGVAKDAARGNLGADPLGHETRTGQPVAFAASAELARLCAREYPRLRALTVDALPYHEAGGSAAQELGASLATGVGYLRELTEAGLSVEQACGQLEFRYAATADQFLTIAKLRAARRLWARVAEVSGAPGAGAQIQHVVTSPVMMSRRDPWVNMLRTTIATLAAGAGGADSVTVLSFDDALGLPDAFARRIARNTSTILIEESHLSRVIDPAGGSWYVERLTDELAHAGWEFFQGIERSGGQAAALRSGRLAKDLADTWQARSGRLAKRREPITGVSEFPFLAEKPVVRESAPEPRSGGLPRVRRDEAYEALRARSDAHLAATGSRPRIYLAALGPAAAHTARLTFAANLFQAGGVEPVTEGSFEDSGATEVCLCSSDALYEEQAQTEAARLRAAGASHVFLAGRPGQYPGVDAYVFAGCDAVAVLSATLDRMGAVS, from the coding sequence ATGACGGTCCTGCCTGACGACGGGCTCCAGCTGGCCGGCGAGTTCCCTGACGCCACCCACGAGCAGTGGCAGCGCCTCATCGCAGGCGTGCTGCGCAAGTCGGGCAAGGATGTCGAGGGTGCTCAGGCCGAGGAAGCCCTGTCCACCGCCCTCGAGGACGGGTTGCGCACCCGCCCCCTCTACACCGCGCGCGACGCCGCGCCCGAGCACGGTCACCCCGGTTTCGCGCCCTTCGTGCGCGGCAGCCGGCCCGAAGGGAACGCCGTCGGCGGCTGGGACGTACGGCAGCGGCACACCGCCGACGACAACCGCGCCGTGCTCGCGGACCTGGAGAACGGCGTCACCTCCCTGTGGCTGGTGGCCGGCGAGGGCGGCATCCCGGTGCCGTCCCTCGGCCGGGTCCTGGACGGCGTGCTTCTCGACCTGGCGCCGGTCGTCCTCGACGCGGGGGACCAGGTCGAGCCCGCCGCACGGGAGTTGCTGCGGCTGTTCGAGGAGCGGGGCGTCGCGAAGGACGCGGCGCGCGGCAACCTCGGCGCCGATCCCCTGGGCCACGAGACCCGCACCGGACAACCGGTCGCGTTCGCCGCGTCCGCCGAACTGGCGCGGCTGTGCGCGCGGGAGTATCCGCGACTGCGGGCGCTGACCGTGGACGCGCTGCCCTACCACGAGGCCGGCGGTTCCGCCGCGCAGGAACTGGGCGCCTCGCTGGCCACCGGCGTCGGCTATCTGCGGGAGCTGACCGAGGCCGGGCTGAGCGTCGAACAGGCCTGCGGGCAACTGGAGTTCCGCTACGCGGCGACCGCCGACCAGTTCCTCACGATCGCCAAACTGCGGGCCGCCCGCCGGCTGTGGGCCCGGGTCGCCGAGGTGTCCGGGGCGCCCGGCGCCGGCGCGCAGATCCAGCACGTGGTGACCTCGCCGGTGATGATGTCGCGCCGCGACCCGTGGGTGAACATGCTGCGGACCACCATCGCCACGCTGGCCGCGGGGGCGGGCGGAGCGGACTCCGTCACCGTGCTGTCCTTCGACGACGCGCTCGGCCTGCCCGACGCGTTCGCGCGGCGCATCGCCCGCAACACGTCCACGATCCTCATCGAGGAGTCGCATCTGTCCCGGGTCATCGACCCGGCGGGCGGCTCCTGGTACGTGGAACGCCTGACGGACGAACTGGCCCACGCGGGCTGGGAGTTCTTCCAGGGGATCGAGCGCAGCGGCGGTCAGGCGGCCGCCCTGCGCTCGGGCCGCCTCGCGAAGGACCTCGCCGACACGTGGCAGGCGCGCAGCGGCCGGCTCGCCAAGCGGCGCGAACCCATCACCGGGGTCAGTGAGTTCCCGTTCCTCGCGGAGAAGCCGGTGGTGCGCGAGAGCGCGCCCGAACCGCGCTCCGGCGGTCTGCCGCGGGTGCGCCGCGACGAGGCGTACGAGGCGCTGCGGGCGCGTTCGGACGCCCACCTCGCGGCGACCGGCTCCCGGCCGCGGATCTATCTGGCGGCGCTCGGTCCGGCCGCCGCGCACACCGCCCGGCTGACCTTCGCCGCGAACCTGTTCCAGGCCGGCGGCGTCGAGCCCGTCACCGAGGGCTCGTTCGAGGACAGCGGCGCCACGGAGGTCTGCCTGTGCTCGAGTGACGCCCTGTACGAAGAGCAGGCGCAGACGGAGGCGGCCCGGCTGCGAGCCGCCGGCGCCTCGCACGTGTTCCTCGCCGGACGCCCTGGGCAGTACCCCGGGGTCGACGCGTACGTCTTCGCGGGCTGCGACGCCGTCGCCGTGCTGTCCGCCACCCTTGACCGCATGGGAGCTGTGTCCTGA